A genomic stretch from Aedes albopictus strain Foshan chromosome 2, AalbF5, whole genome shotgun sequence includes:
- the LOC134288521 gene encoding uncharacterized protein LOC134288521, whose amino-acid sequence MEENYFSFRNETYKQLNGAPMGNPLSPFLSEIFMANLEKRLENNKQLPEVWWRYVDDVFSIVKKHLLPEILNNINNAHKNIEFTCEIEQNNQLPFLDILIVKQESTLSFEIYRKPTHTQRTIPNSSNHSHQHKIASFNHMIHRMQTLPLSETGKTKELNYIFETAQLNGYTKQTIQQIINKKTQQQYRRSLTTLTRTEPTLKRITVNYNNDTKKLRPILRKFGFELVFTSKANQLQTLLGSTKDPLDNLTKSGVYKVTCNHCDKIYIGQTKRTLNTRFKEHITEVSKAHKDTDKGLIHHFKSKVAEHIFNEGHFMNTSNIKLLRHITNPWKLDVAESLEIYKQNNKKLLNKDQGNGYTWLFKFLPNTHKTLHNTQNTN is encoded by the coding sequence atggaagaaaattatttttcgttcagaaatgaaacctacaaacaacttaatggtgcccccatgggcaatccactttctccatttttaagtgaaatttttatggcaaatttggaaaaacgcttagaaaacaacaaacagcttcctgaagtctggtggagatacgttgacgacgtgtttagcattgttaagaaacatcttttacctgaaatcttgaacaatatcaataatgcacacaaaaacatcgaattcacttgtgaaattgaacagaacaaccaactaccatttttggacatactcatcgtaaaacaagaatcaacactttccttcgaaatttacagaaaaccgacacacactcaacgcactattccaaactcatcaaatcactcacatcaacacaaaattgcatccttcaatcacatgatacaccgaatgcagacacttccacttagtgaaacaggaaaaacgaaagaacttaattacattttcgaaacagcacagttgaacggttacacaaaacaaacaatacaacagatcatcaacaaaaagacacaacaacaatacagacgttctttgactacactgacacggacagaacctacacttaaacggataactgtgaactacaacaatgacaccaaaaaactccgaccaattctcagaaagtttggttttgaattagttttcacaagcaaagctaaccaacttcaaactctcttaggatctacgaaagacccgttggacaacttaacaaaatctggtgtttacaaagtaacatgtaatcactgtgacaaaatatacataggacaaacaaaacgcacactcaacacacgattcaaagaacacataacggaagtatcaaaagcacacaaagacacagacaaaggactcattcatcattttaaatctaaagttgctgaacatattttcaatgaaggacattttatgaatacttcaaatattaaactcttacgacacattacaaacccatggaaacttgatgttgcagaaagtttagaaatttacaaacaaaacaataaaaaactacttaacaaggatcagggcaatgggtatacgtggctgtttaaatttttacctaacacacacaaaacattacacaatacacaaaacacaaattga
- the LOC109426587 gene encoding ubiquitin-conjugating enzyme E2 C: MAQNINPERSAASNPSKQSDEALINNNNHAVSKRLQKELMALMMSADKSISAFPEGENFFKWIGTICGPEGTVYKGQKYKLLLEFPNSYPYSSPNVKFLTPCFHPNVDLSGSICLDILKEKWSALYDVRTILLSIQSLLGEPNTDSPLNSQASQMWPNQEEYKKFLDDFYEKHKEA, encoded by the exons ATGGCGCAGAACATCAATCCGGAACGGTCTGCGGCGTCCAATCCGTCGAAGCAGAGTGACGAAGCGCTGATCAATAATAACAACCATGCCGTTAGCAAAAG ACTCCAAAAAGAGCTGATGGCACTGATGATGTCGGCAGATAAGTCCATTTCGGCCTTCCCCGAGGGCGAGAACTTCTTCAAATGGATCGGCACCATCTGCGGTCCGGAGGGTACAGTCTACAAGGGTCAGAAGTACAAGCTCCTGTTGGAATTCCCGAACTCGTATCCGTACTCGTCGCCAAACGTGAAATTCTTAACGCCTTGCTTCCACCCGAACGTGGATCTCAGCGGGTCCATCTGCTTGGACATCCTGAAGGAAAAGTGGTCGGCCCTGTACGACGTACGGACGATCCTGCTGTCGATCCAGTCGCTGCTCGGAGAACCGAACACCGACAGCCCGCTGAATTCGCAAGCCTCGCAGATGTGGCCCAACCAGGAGGagtacaaaaagttcctggacgattTCTACGAAAAGCATAAAGAGGCTTAA